The sequence CGAACCTAGTTGATTAATTGTAGATTCACAGACTCGGAGGGCCAAACACTAGTACTTCAGTTTTGATTCATTCAAGTGTAAAAAATTACCAGCCAGCCATTCCTCAATCTCGTTAAAACAGGTAAAAAAGGACTGTAAACAGAGTTTTCTCCTATCTTTATGGGCATGTAAAGCTGAGTATCATCGGCATAGAGGTAGCTTACATTATGCTTTTTACAAATAGCAGCAAGGAAGCATGTGATGGAGAAAAGAGCAGGGCCCAAAATTGAGTCTTGGGGGACACCACACTCCATACATGCAGATAAGGAAGAAAAATGTCCTAGTTCAATAGAAAAGGTTCTCCCTAAGAGATAAGAACTAAACCAATTCAAAACATTTCCTTGAATCCCAATCAAAATATTGTGATGTCAGACAAATATCATTAGACACTTTAAGGAGAGCGGTCTCAGTGCTATGTAGTGTCCTAAAACCAGATTGAAATTAATCAAGAATGTCATTTCCCATTTAATGAGTAGAAAGCTGTTGAAAGACATCTCTCTCTAAGATTTTGGACTGAAAAGACCATTTTGAAATTGGTCGATAGTTTTTTAAATCAGATGAATCCAGATTGGGCTTTTTTTAAAAGGGGTTGTACTACAGCATGCTTAAAACAAGATGGCACGACTCCACTCAGCAAACTAGAATTCACTATTGATAGAAGGTCAAAACCAACCACCTCCTATTCCTGAATAAGAAGATGTGGAGGAATAATATCCAGTGTCATTGGGAAGGCTTCATATGGAGGACCAAGTCCGCTAAATCGAGTAACGTGATTGGTTTAAATTCAACCAAGTAGTGTGCTAGGGAAAGTGTCATGAGGCGGAATCCCAGCTCTAAGGGCTTCAATTTTACTAATAAAGAACTCTAAAAACTTTTCGCATGTTGCCtggcaaatgtgtgtgtgtgtgtgtgtgtgtgcgtttctcctgttatttttttgtattgttttttcctgtgttttttgtgtatttctggcatttattatatgtgtgtgtgtgtgtgtgtgtgtgtgtgtgtatacacaggTTCTGGGTCTGGGTGAAGAGTGGAGAGGAGGTGATGTTGCTCGGACTGTCGGTGGAGGTCAGAAGGTTCGATGGCTGAAGACAGAACTGGAGAAACACAAAGACAAGCAGAACACTGTGATCATGTTTGTGGAcaggtgaaaacacacacacacacacacacacacactgcagtgacCTCATTTCTCTTGACAATAGATACTTTATTAATATGTAACACGATTACCATCATACTGACCACAAACATCACCTCACACACCTCTTTTATTTGTGCCAAATACTGTCAAGGGCTTTTTCACTCTACAATTGTCCAGATCTACTATTGTGTGCAGAAGACAAGCTAATATATGTTGAAAGATGTGGCGTCCTAATTTGttatagtgtttatttttttaagtgtttcttcAATGTGTCAATTAGCTTCTGTGACATTAATTGGGtatgtgtttataaataaattgtgtgtgtgtgtggtgtgtgtgtgtgtgtgtgtgtgcgcgcgcagtTATGATGTGATTTTAGCCAGTGGTCCAGTGGAGCTGCTCAGGAAGTTTTCTCGTTTCTCTCATCGTGTGGTTTTGGTTTCTTGAGGGTTTCTGCTGGCCGGACCAGAGACTCGCGTCCAAATACCCCGCAGTGCATCATGGGAAACGCTACCTCAACTCtggaggtgtgtatgtgtgtgcatcagtggtgttaaagggattgttcaccaaaaaatgaaattctgtcatcatttactggaTTCAAagcttcatgagtttctttcttctgtagaacacaaaaaataatttgaagaatgctgaaaagctgtgaccattgacttgcatggtgtttgttttttctcctatggaggtcaatggttacaggttttcagcattcttcaaaagatcttctttaGTGCAGAGGAAAGAATCTCACAagtgtttgaaaccacttgacggagagtaaatagtgagcaaatgggatttttttgggggggggctgaactgtcccttttaaaCACACACTGTGGTGTCAGCTGACACTCATgtcattgtttgtgtgtgtgtgtcagggttcATTGGCTTCGCTCCTGAGATTCATGCCATTGTGCAGCAGTGGAAATATAAAGATGACGATGACGACCAGCTGTTCTACACCCGCATCTACCTCGACAAAGAGaagagggtgtgtgtgtttgtgtgtgtgtgtgtttgcaggattAGAAATAAACACTCAACGACTGAGATTCTCTGAACTCTTGCTTTATGCAATATAAGATCACATGAcagggtttatttttattttgacccgAGTTTCTTTCACCCGATTCACACGGGACGCCAGCATTAACGAttcccattcactttaaatgggtgaTGTCAAGCGTTGCTGAACCATTGTTCTAGCGACGTTGGTTGCTGCAGAatttgggaatttctcaacttttcaagcgccaacgaaagcgtcagccaatcagattgctttatgcaaatacagcAGGTCAGACAGTAGCTAGTTGCGATCGAATTTTATTGGGTAATGGTGCAATTACGATCGCAttagccccaacttcagacacgccctccgtCAAGCGTTGACGATAACTCCCCGTGTGGATCGGGGGTAACAGTttaaagcaggcatgtccaagctcgttcctggagggccggtgtcctgcaaagtttagttccaaccccaatcagacacacctgggctagctaatcaagcacttactaggctttctagaaacatccgtgcaggtgtgttgaggcaagttggagctaaaatctgcaggacaccggccctccaggaccgagattggacacccctggtttaaagtgtgtgtttgtgtgtttatttgtgtgtatttttttgtgtttttctgcatgtgtgtccTTTCTActtgtacagtgcatccagaaagtattgatagcgcttcagtttttctacatttgttaatgtattaaaaataaaaaagctgaagaatCAGATGTAGATCAGTATTCACAGcgtttggcgtgaagctctaaatggagctcagttccattctgtttccactgatcataattgagatgtttcagcacctcattggagttcacctgtggtcaattcagctgattggacatgatttgaaaaggcatacacctgtctatataaggcccagggttgacagtgcatgtcaaagcacaaaccaggcatgaagacaaaggaactgtctgtagacctccgagacaggattgtctggaggaacaaagctggggaaggttacagaaacatttctactgctctgaaagttccaatgagcacagtggtctccatcatccgtaagtggaagatgtttaaccaccaggactcttcctagagctggccggccatctaagctgagtgatcgggggagtaGGCCTTAGTCAGGGACGTGATCAatgactagtcaggatagagggaaagatgaatgcagcgatgtacagagacatcctgaatgaaaacctgcttcagagctcttgacctcagactggggtgattCATCTTCCAggaggacaatgacccaaagcacaccgccaaatatcagtggagtggacctcacaacaactcggtgaatgtccttgagtggcccagccagagcccagacctaagtCCTGTTgaggatctctggagagatctgaaaatggctgtacaccgtcgcttcccatccaaccttatagagcttgagaggtattgcaaagaggaacgggccaaatccccaaagacaggtgtgcctcAGGTGTCtgaaacataaacaaatgtggaaaaagtgaagcactatcaaTACTTTCAGGATACACTGTGTAACagttaagtgtgtgtttgtgtgtgcacttccttgtgtgtatgtgcatgtgtttgtgcttCTGTTTTTTGTCTATGTGCATGTGTGCTTAAGCGCATTTTTTTATGGGTCTGTGTGCATGCGTGCAtccgtgtgtgttgtgtgtgtgtgtgtgtgtgtgtgtgtgtgtgtgtgtgtgtgtgtgtgtgtgtgtgtgtgtgtgtgaaagagtgacaCACATGTTGTTCATGCTTAATACTGCTTGTTTTCCAGAGGAAGTTCAACATGACTCTGGACCACAGATCCCAGATATTTCAGAATCTGAATGGAGCCATAggtacacacaccacacacacagtcATTTGTTGTAGTCCTACTGTACTTGTGCCTGTTTgatgtaattgtgtgtgtttcagaggagGTGGTGCTGAAGTTTGAGAAGTCCAGAGTTAGAGCTCGAAACGTGGCCTATGACACACTTCCTGTGGTCATCCATGGAAACGGGCCAACCAAGGTAAATGCAAACATTCAGCACAGTGCTGTGTCTGTTACTGCAGCGCCTGCATTTAATGCACAGACCTTTACATCAGATCACTCACTGCACTGCCattcagacgtgtgtgtgtgtgtttgcaaaaaATATATCGATTTATTTTGCGATAAAATGCACAACGAATAAATTCACAGGTAAATAAAGCTTGATATTTGCTCTTGATTTGTTCATAAAACTGTTTAGAAgatttatggctcgtttccactgactggtacggtacggttcgggtcggtacgggtcacctttatcagacttgcttttccactaacaagggtaccttatggtgggcgtggtgtatgacaaagtttcagtcgacgtcattctcgctcggaaatgtctacagtaaagctgtacgggtcacttgcATATCATATGAGATgcatttctcacaaaacagatgcttacACTCATAaacacttgtgtagaaatgtttttaCTAACTtaactatgaacatgagttgattataactgcagatcaatgacagtgcgaaacagcctactgtaacgtctgtaattaaataactaaataaatgaacatgtataaacacatacagccccttacagtctccgatatgttaccaactacagaagaactacactcaacagacatttagtccttatttaggttaaaaacaacacagaatatagcctacagtcagcgtaaacctctcatctgtgtctgtaatcttcagcagcacatgtagcctctgttagagagtaattccatcattcccagttcatattattccaaaaggtgaagataataagttagttatacgtGGCATTTTGTCtagtttgctgaaaaataatgtgctcctttattccggcttctcctttgttttttccgcgcttcactcgcgtttgtcagtgtctgacaggatcgggtttcaaaagcacgtcaataatcaagcgcaggttattatcatcagctctagaagtttgttatttcagatataatgttagacgcacgcgagcgctagcaagaaagcgaaactgctcgcaccttagactggctcgtaaaaaactacggggctcagggtaaatctgctcttcattCCAGGATAAATTTGTATCCATAAATGCTTCTTTGAATAGAGTAAAATcattaaaagcacattaaagaccATACACATGAAATAAATCATTCACAAAGGTCTATCTTATGGATAAACACCAATTGACGGatgctgctttcggttttaaaagaatcaagcagattTAATAATCTAATTTGCAGAAGAAAAATGGCAGGATATCTTTGCAAAGGAAAAGGATTAAACACATCGGGACTGTTCTACTTCTGTCTAAAATGTAGGCGTAATCTTTGACTCCACACTCTCACATTAAATCTGTTATTAAATCTGCATTTCATTTACGCATTTCCCAACTGCGTCCCTTCATCAGTAGCAAGGATGCTGAGACTGTCATCCATACATTTGTCTCATCACGCATTGACCACTGTAATGCCCTTTTCATTGGTCTGCCTGCCAGCCTCATCTCCAGATTACAGTGTATTCAAAACTCTGCGGCTTGAATACTCACTCATACCAAACGTTCTGCTAATATAGACCTCCATTGGCTCCCAGTTGCGTACTGCACTAAATTCGAAATTCTCCTCCTTGCATTTAGATCCCTAAATAGCCTAGCTCCCTCTTATCTTTGCAACATGCTTGTCCCCTACACCCCAACTCGCTCATTAAGTTCTGCTGACTCCGGCCTTCTCGTTGTCCCTCAGTACCGCCTCTCTTCAATAGGGGGCAGATCATTTAGTGTTATTGCACCCAAACTCTGGAACTCTCTACCACGCTCACTCCGTTCTGCTAATAACATCTCAGAATTCAAATCCTTACTTAAAACTCACTTGTTTTCTGAACGCTTCACttctactgttggtgtgccttcgggaacagggttgggaaacactgatctaatgtGTGGTGTTAGTTAAAAGCCTCGCCGCTGCATTCTGCACAACTTGCAATCGCTCCATAGAGGATTTGCTTAGACAAGTGAACAGAACATTACTATAGTCCAATCGTGAAGAGATGACGGCATGGACAAGCATCTCCATCTCTGATTTTTGCGATGTTTCTCAGATAAAAAAAGCATGTACGAACAACAGACTCGCGCacatatgtatttttatgtacaCATTGTTTTTTGTATGTGCGCTTGTTCATGTGTACAATTGCTGTTTGTCTGTATATTGTTGTGTGCatctgtgcgtgtgtttgtgtgtgtgtgcttgcttttttgtgcatgtttgtcacatgtgcttgtttgtttctgtatttttttttgtgcgtttgtttgtctgtttttacatgcatttgtgtttgtgcattgtggtgtatgtctgtgtgtgggtTTGACTCtttgtctgcgtgtgtgtgtgtagctccaGCTGAATTACCTGGGTAACTATGTGCCGACGGCGTGGACGTATGAAAATGGCTGTGGAATCTGTGAGGATGATTTGCTGGATCTCAGTCATCTGTCTGTGAGTGTctgataaacacacatacattaatGCATGCCAATGTGTTCGGTCTGTGTGTAgagcttctgtgtgtgtgtgtatgtgtgtgtgtaggatgaGGAGATGCCGCTGGTGCATGTGGCCGTGTTCATCGAGCAGCCGATGCCGTTTCTGGAGGAATTCCTGGAGAGACTTGCTACGCTGAACTACCCACACACACGCATACGACTCTTCCTGCACAATAACGTGTGTATAAAACTACAACAACTGCATAAATCATCTAGACAATTATTATATTTCATCTTGAAAATAGATGATAATGTTTTCTGCTCTCTAAAACTGACCCTTTAAGGCTTCGATTCtgattgtggcgttttggtgactgtcgctttaaatgcaaatgagcttgtgctctttttagaagagggcggagctacagacgtcagcatagtggcagattcagaaACAAGACTAACATTATATGCTAATGAGGAGAggtggtcactagtgggcggggctttccctgatgacacgtacaaagggagaatgtcaatcaaagtgtttctgcagactgttttgatcaagtctttATTCATCttcaccattagaggctggagatattcacacactgctgacacacaactgtgcttaaaccccttataGAAGTGATGTTTGCCAAATAGATCCCCTTTAACTGAAAATctaaaatttgtgtgtgtgtttatgtgtgtgtgtaggttgtGTATCACGAGCAGCATGTGGAGCGGTTCTGGACTCGTCATCGCTCACTTTTCATTGGTGCAAGAATAGTCGGGCCAGAGGAAAACCTTAAACATGACCAGGCCAGGACCATGGCAGtgtaagtacacacacacacattttttctaTGATTCCACTGACcttttgtgtgcatgcatatgtgtgtgtgtgttaattgtgtgtgtgtgtgtgtgtgtgtgtgtgtgtgtgtgtgtgttaattttgtgtttgtgtgtgtgtgtgtgtgtgtgtcagggaggCGTGTAAAAAGGACGTCTCCTGCGATTATTTCTTCAGCCTTGACGCTGATGTTGCTCTGACGAATCCTGATGTTTTGCGAATTCTTATTGAAGAGaataagtgagtaaatgaacACCAGCAGaaacatttacagtttattttatttaataatattaaagttaattaaaactATTGAAGTAAATAAATTGATCAGTTGTATTTGAAAGCTTTTGAGTCTAAACGTTTATATTACTATTGGTGATCAATATGAAATAagtattttaattgtaatatttttatgagtGTACATGATGACTTTATCTACTAAGCAATTTAACGTGTTAACACAAGACAAAATGTTGTAGTAGTTAAATTATTATAGCGCAGTGAAAATTGCATTTTGGAAAACAATTTaggtaaaaaatctaataaaatttaTGGCGAGAAACtaataatatatttcattttaggtctttttttattaattaatttcatcACTGATAACTCCGTATCCAAATATAAATATCAATTACGCCTTGTAATTTGGGGGAAAAACTTTTCTAGATTTTCTGTGGAACTGTCATGgttaacattttattcattcatttattttcttgtcgggttagtccctttattaatccggggtcgccacagcgaaatgaaccgccaacttatccatcacgtttttatgcagcggatgcccttccagctgtaacccattcctggaaacatccatatacactcattcacacccatacacacccatacactacagacaatttagcctacccaattcacctataccgcatgtgtttggacttggggggaaaccagagcactcggaggaaacccacgcgaacgaacgcagggagaacatgcaaactccacacagaaacgccaactgacccagccgtggcttgagccagcgaccttcttgctgtgaggcgacagcactacctactgcaccactgcatcaccgttaacattttaattaaagaatatatttattcgtttatttaattgttgttaACTCAATCGATTattaaattgtgattttaaaaaattactgttACTTGCatatgttaactgaaataaaaccgAAAGCTCTTAATTTCTAATAAAAGTGAACTGAATTTTGGGTTGAAAATGTTATTCTGAAGcaaggatgagtcaggagtgtgTTGAAGACATGTCTAGTTGTTTTGCGTATTGGTGGAGTTGCTCTTCAGCGTTTAGTGTTTGAACATTTACATtattacactgaactaaactgaactttaactgtgaaaactggactgaagcagtttcagtgGACTAGAACTTAGCGGTGCAATAGATCAAAAATCTAATGTTTCAGATcacattaggttttttttttgagtattgTGGATCGGAGCATTTTTCGGATTAGCCAAAATGACGAGGAGACATGTCATTTGCTttttcatttattacagaaacagcactgcgagacacttttggttttaacaaactgaaCTTAGCAGCtgtaattatattacaaataacataaagaaataatcagctgaataaaataaacactaaaatattCAGTGAAAAATCCACTGTtactgctactgttgctgataacactaaatagaaatattaataatatgtacaacccatatttacttcagtctcatcttcaataaatgattcagttcttcactcataaatcttcatgtttcattgctagatgaccatttctgaagaattattcagtggcatatttttgatggctgcttgtcgccacctactggtgaaataatataattgctgcctacaactttcatttttgagcgtcaagttaaatgcatatgatggcgGTTATAATCTTCACCATAAACATGAGTGgtttatctgaactataaactgttccctttcccagagatgggttgcagctggaagggcatccgctgcgtaaaacatatgctggataagttggcggttcattccgctgtggcgaccccggattaataaagggactaagccaaaaagaaaatgaatgaatgaataacagttCACCCAGTActgctgtgttatttgactgtttgtaaactaaagactgaatctctttcttgatttatttattttttttttgcgttttcagatttgaatgcagcgattggaaggaataataaacatatgcaaatcagcatcatttataatttaagttgtgtgggtgttgagatcctgatcttttaatgattaattgtgcagcttacactgagtgcattaatgcaggctaaacaagcagtgacagaaaacacctttaataacctaagaaccCCACCACATCCCttaataacccaccacaactttttctgtcatctttatattttacaggaaagcctaaatgcattcataagtgtgatttgaatgacgatcattacaaatttagttaagtaaaaaaaaaaagtatt comes from Danio aesculapii chromosome 23, fDanAes4.1, whole genome shotgun sequence and encodes:
- the LOC130217453 gene encoding LOW QUALITY PROTEIN: multifunctional procollagen lysine hydroxylase and glycosyltransferase LH3-like (The sequence of the model RefSeq protein was modified relative to this genomic sequence to represent the inferred CDS: deleted 2 bases in 2 codons), with the translated sequence MDWELMIKLVLGLGEEWRGGDVARTVGGGQKVRWLKTELEKHKDKQNTVIMFVDSYDVILASGPVELLRKFSRFSHRVVLVSEGFCWPDQRLASKYPAVHHGKRYLNSGGFIGFAPEIHAIVQQWKYKDDDDDQLFYTRIYLDKEKRRKFNMTLDHRSQIFQNLNGAIEEVVLKFEKSRVRARNVAYDTLPVVIHGNGPTKLQLNYLGNYVPTAWTYENGCGICEDDLLDLSHLSDEEMPLVHVAVFIEQPMPFLEEFLERLATLNYPHTRIRLFLHNNVVYHEQHVERFWTRHRSLFIGARIVGPEENLKHDQARTMAVEACKKDVSCDYFFSLDADVALTNPDVLRILIEENKSVIAPMLSRHGKLWSNFWGALSPEGFYSRAEDYIDIVQSKRVGLWNVPYITQVYLIRGETLRSRLAAVSLYQQEGMDPDMSFCKSVREQGIFMFVSNRDEFGRLVSSANYNISRLHPDMWQIFDNPQDWREKYIHENYSRIFEDDESVVEQPCPDVYWFPAFSDRMCDELVETMEEFGQWSGGGHKDERLSGGYENVPTVDIHMNQIQFEKEWLKFLKEYIVPVTEKLYPGYYPKAQAVMNFVVRYRPDEQPSLRPHHDSSTFTINIALNSKGVDYEGGGCRFLRYNCNVESPRKGWSFMHPGRLTHYHEGLPTTRGTRYIMVSFVDP